Proteins encoded together in one Rossellomorea sp. y25 window:
- a CDS encoding DinB family protein yields the protein MWETKVIEIREKVKGSFMDVPVEKLNEQPSPEEWSIAQIVLHLAGAEKRFLTLALDSAESQSGSSENRADLSVFDDPSKKLKAPIEPTSEPQKKEALILALDESRSLTTRFLELYTKEGLKSRSMNHHRFGNMPIWQVLELLGKHEQRHLVQIEEVKRRIL from the coding sequence ATGTGGGAAACAAAAGTAATTGAAATCAGGGAAAAGGTGAAAGGGAGTTTCATGGATGTACCTGTAGAGAAGTTGAACGAACAGCCTTCGCCAGAGGAATGGAGCATAGCTCAAATTGTTCTCCATCTGGCTGGAGCTGAAAAAAGATTTTTAACATTGGCTCTCGATTCAGCGGAGAGTCAATCAGGATCAAGTGAAAATCGAGCTGACTTATCCGTGTTTGATGATCCATCTAAAAAATTGAAGGCACCAATCGAACCAACTTCTGAGCCTCAAAAAAAAGAAGCATTGATTTTAGCCTTAGATGAATCCCGGTCACTCACTACACGCTTCCTGGAGTTATACACGAAAGAGGGCTTGAAAAGTCGATCCATGAATCATCATCGATTTGGAAATATGCCCATATGGCAAGTGTTAGAGCTTCTCGGTAAACATGAACAGAGGCATTTAGTTCAAATCGAAGAAGTTAAAAGGCGAATCCTGTAG
- the fabI gene encoding enoyl-ACP reductase FabI has translation MTLSLKGKTYVVMGVANKRSIAWGIARSLHQSGARLIFTYAGERFEKGVRDLAGTLEGGEDSLVLPCDVTSDEDIEKCFATIKEEVGVIHGLAHCIAFANKEELAGDYMNTTRDGFLLAHNISSYSLTAVAKVAKDLMTEGGSIVSMTYLGGERVMQNYNVMGVAKASLEASVKYLASDLGKHGIRVNAISAGPIRTLSAKGVGDFNSILKEIEERAPLRRNTTQEEVGDTAVFLFSDYSRGITGENLHVDSGYHVLG, from the coding sequence ATGACTCTTTCATTAAAAGGTAAAACATATGTCGTTATGGGAGTTGCAAATAAACGCAGTATAGCATGGGGAATTGCCCGATCATTACATCAATCCGGTGCACGGTTGATTTTTACATATGCAGGGGAGCGTTTTGAAAAAGGAGTTAGAGATCTCGCCGGGACATTAGAAGGCGGCGAAGATTCACTTGTTCTGCCTTGTGATGTAACAAGTGATGAAGACATTGAAAAATGCTTTGCAACCATCAAAGAAGAAGTCGGCGTGATCCACGGACTGGCTCATTGTATTGCATTTGCCAATAAAGAAGAGCTGGCTGGAGATTATATGAACACAACAAGAGACGGTTTCCTTCTGGCTCACAACATCAGCTCTTATTCATTGACTGCGGTTGCTAAAGTGGCAAAGGATCTTATGACTGAGGGTGGAAGTATCGTTTCCATGACGTACCTTGGCGGGGAGAGAGTGATGCAAAACTACAACGTGATGGGTGTAGCGAAAGCATCTCTTGAAGCAAGTGTGAAGTATCTTGCCAGTGATCTTGGTAAGCATGGTATTCGAGTGAATGCCATTTCTGCAGGACCAATCCGTACCTTATCTGCTAAAGGTGTAGGTGACTTCAACAGCATCCTGAAAGAAATCGAAGAACGTGCTCCACTTCGCCGCAATACCACACAAGAAGAAGTCGGTGATACGGCTGTATTCCTTTTTAGTGATTATTCAAGAGGCATCACAGGTGAGAACCTGCATGTAGACTCCGGTTATCATGTATTAGGCTAA
- a CDS encoding CotO family spore coat protein — protein MNRQKKPLLYIHQPRLNDVNSSSMQEVYRGSSSRNVQPKQVERNVRPVERKSTELFEAAPLGKLKQPEYHTIVKRETEPIKKESPKSEEPKTIHSELGQELSHDSYFKPLTPFKDLDLDGKIEYMQQSIMGRAPFPCAFQTEEGVYRGVLTSADSASIDIKTFQGEEITLKRNSIKAIKIIGLK, from the coding sequence TTGAATAGACAGAAAAAGCCACTATTATATATACATCAGCCCAGGTTAAATGATGTGAACAGCAGCAGCATGCAAGAAGTATATAGAGGATCATCGTCAAGAAACGTTCAACCTAAACAAGTAGAAAGAAATGTCCGGCCCGTTGAAAGGAAAAGCACTGAGTTATTTGAAGCTGCCCCTTTAGGGAAGTTAAAACAGCCTGAATATCACACTATTGTAAAAAGAGAAACTGAACCCATAAAAAAAGAGTCACCTAAGAGTGAAGAACCAAAAACCATTCACAGTGAATTAGGGCAAGAGCTTTCACATGACAGTTACTTTAAACCACTTACTCCTTTTAAGGACCTGGATCTGGATGGGAAAATAGAATATATGCAGCAGAGCATAATGGGGAGAGCCCCATTTCCATGTGCGTTTCAAACAGAAGAAGGGGTGTATCGTGGTGTATTAACCAGTGCAGATAGCGCATCCATTGATATAAAAACGTTTCAAGGTGAAGAAATCACTTTGAAAAGAAATTCTATAAAGGCGATTAAAATCATAGGTTTGAAATGA
- a CDS encoding CotY/CotZ family spore coat protein, which translates to MGCGNYRKDDIAGARDRGCVCLAVRAIKDVQDAADQDCFDCKNDCFLEPLGSLVSPVGNAPNTRVFKLYNKKGDLFKVHPKHYCWKTPYFRVKNVFDDCCATLQVLKKVHVTGADVESEDELMGLNNNFVYELTGDCITVDLDCFCAIQCIDDVRVEGVCD; encoded by the coding sequence ATGGGTTGCGGAAATTACAGAAAAGATGACATTGCAGGTGCAAGAGACCGCGGTTGTGTATGCCTTGCTGTTCGTGCTATTAAAGATGTTCAAGATGCAGCAGATCAAGACTGTTTTGATTGTAAAAATGATTGTTTTCTTGAGCCATTAGGATCTTTAGTAAGTCCAGTTGGAAATGCACCAAATACTCGTGTTTTCAAACTCTATAATAAAAAAGGAGACCTATTTAAGGTACACCCTAAACATTATTGCTGGAAAACACCTTACTTCCGTGTGAAGAACGTATTTGACGACTGCTGTGCAACACTTCAAGTATTGAAGAAAGTTCACGTTACAGGTGCAGACGTAGAATCAGAAGACGAATTAATGGGGTTAAACAATAACTTCGTCTACGAATTGACTGGAGATTGTATTACAGTTGATCTGGATTGCTTCTGTGCTATCCAATGTATCGATGATGTTAGAGTAGAAGGCGTTTGTGACTAA
- a CDS encoding DUF1360 domain-containing protein, with protein sequence MGILDIIILGLAVFRMTHLIVFDKITEFLRSPFFDEVPEMSKDGVEEIFLLPKKGGVKGFVGELISCYWCTGMWVAVILYVGNIFIPVFFNPFITVLAVAGVASIIEAAVQSWIRE encoded by the coding sequence ATGGGAATACTTGACATCATTATCTTGGGGCTTGCTGTGTTTAGAATGACTCACCTCATCGTTTTTGACAAAATAACTGAATTTTTGAGATCTCCATTTTTCGATGAAGTACCCGAAATGTCAAAAGATGGGGTGGAAGAAATTTTCCTTTTACCCAAAAAGGGTGGAGTAAAAGGGTTTGTAGGGGAACTAATATCGTGTTATTGGTGTACAGGTATGTGGGTTGCTGTAATTCTATATGTAGGAAATATTTTCATTCCTGTGTTTTTTAACCCGTTTATAACAGTATTGGCAGTTGCTGGTGTTGCTTCCATAATAGAGGCGGCTGTCCAAAGTTGGATAAGGGAATAA
- a CDS encoding sporulation protein, which translates to MNKKRIIVPITLLVLIGCANKEDGNDSKIALMKKTDPPPIELVDNPETDSYGHAIKREISKMKELYDVAVIQGKEETLVVYKVKHLQRFHMKKIEKKMDQYLEDKYSGEDFILSSDYKIFLETIRLKEKLKRGSISKKDAEKKFQEIVKLQKEKT; encoded by the coding sequence ATGAACAAAAAACGAATCATCGTTCCAATTACTTTACTGGTCTTAATAGGATGCGCCAATAAGGAAGATGGAAACGATAGCAAGATTGCGCTTATGAAGAAAACCGATCCACCACCCATTGAATTAGTGGATAATCCTGAAACAGATAGCTACGGTCACGCCATAAAGCGAGAAATATCGAAAATGAAAGAGCTTTATGACGTAGCGGTTATTCAAGGAAAAGAAGAAACGCTCGTTGTATATAAGGTAAAGCACTTACAAAGATTCCATATGAAGAAAATCGAAAAAAAGATGGATCAATATCTAGAAGATAAGTACTCAGGTGAAGACTTTATTTTATCCAGTGATTACAAGATATTCCTTGAAACGATCCGCCTAAAGGAAAAACTAAAGAGAGGTTCAATTTCAAAGAAGGATGCGGAAAAAAAGTTTCAGGAGATTGTAAAGCTTCAAAAGGAAAAGACGTAG
- the spoVAC gene encoding stage V sporulation protein AC has product MGKVPKTPEQKKYEQLEKKYETKRPLLKNIIKAFFVGGFICLIGQAITYMYIYFFNFTEQTAGNPTVATMVFIAMLLTGFGVYDHIGQFAGAGSAVPVTGFGNSVIAAAIEHKTEGYVLGVGGNLFKLAGSVIVFGVFSAFVVALIKTILIQLGVI; this is encoded by the coding sequence GTGGGGAAAGTACCAAAAACACCCGAACAGAAAAAGTATGAGCAATTAGAAAAAAAATATGAAACAAAGCGCCCCCTCCTGAAAAATATCATCAAGGCATTCTTTGTTGGGGGCTTCATCTGTTTAATTGGGCAGGCCATTACGTATATGTACATTTATTTCTTCAACTTTACTGAGCAGACGGCAGGAAATCCAACCGTTGCAACGATGGTATTCATAGCGATGCTACTGACCGGATTTGGAGTCTATGATCATATTGGCCAATTTGCCGGAGCTGGTAGTGCGGTTCCGGTAACAGGGTTCGGAAATTCTGTTATTGCAGCAGCCATTGAACATAAAACGGAAGGATATGTTTTAGGGGTAGGCGGTAACCTATTTAAATTGGCGGGTTCTGTTATTGTTTTCGGAGTATTTTCTGCTTTTGTCGTTGCATTAATCAAGACGATCTTAATTCAATTGGGGGTGATTTAA
- the spoVAD gene encoding stage V sporulation protein AD has protein sequence MLQGSRSWVFPSHPVILSTGVVGGPFEKKGNLAADFDQFYDDLWMGQNTYEKANRTLIEDAVQIALEKQSLQKSDVQFFLTGDLINQITPSSFAARTNGIPYFGLFGACSTSMEGLALSAFLVNYHGAHHIVTGASSHNSATEKQFRYPTEYGGQKPPTAQWTVTGAGYAVIGEGASVTTPAPRVTSATIGKVMDMGLKDPFNMGGAMAPAAVDTIAGHFQDLDRDPSYYDLIITGDLAKIGRKTAIELLREKGYNFSEHQFQDCGMLIYGNDQPVQSGASGPGCSATVLYGHLLNEMKKGTYKRILVIATGALLSPLTFQQGETIPCIAHAVSIEYM, from the coding sequence ATGCTTCAAGGTTCAAGGTCATGGGTATTTCCTTCACATCCTGTCATCCTGTCTACCGGTGTCGTTGGCGGCCCCTTTGAAAAGAAAGGGAACTTAGCTGCCGACTTCGATCAGTTTTATGATGACCTCTGGATGGGCCAGAATACGTATGAAAAAGCCAATCGAACACTCATTGAAGATGCCGTTCAAATAGCCCTGGAAAAACAGTCTCTCCAAAAAAGCGATGTACAGTTTTTCTTAACGGGGGATCTTATTAATCAAATTACCCCATCAAGTTTTGCTGCCAGAACCAACGGAATCCCTTACTTCGGTTTATTCGGAGCATGCTCAACGTCCATGGAGGGTTTGGCATTATCTGCATTCCTGGTTAACTATCATGGTGCTCATCATATTGTGACTGGGGCATCAAGCCACAATTCCGCAACAGAGAAACAGTTCCGCTACCCGACTGAATATGGAGGTCAAAAGCCTCCGACTGCACAGTGGACAGTAACAGGTGCGGGGTATGCGGTAATCGGAGAAGGAGCATCAGTCACGACCCCTGCACCGAGAGTTACATCTGCAACCATCGGCAAGGTGATGGATATGGGATTGAAAGATCCCTTTAATATGGGAGGTGCCATGGCACCAGCTGCAGTGGATACGATTGCGGGGCACTTTCAAGATCTGGACAGAGATCCTTCATACTACGACCTGATCATCACGGGAGATCTCGCCAAAATCGGTCGGAAGACGGCTATTGAACTGTTAAGGGAAAAGGGATATAACTTTTCAGAACATCAGTTTCAAGATTGTGGAATGCTGATATATGGAAATGATCAGCCAGTCCAATCTGGAGCCAGTGGCCCAGGGTGTTCAGCTACAGTCCTTTATGGACACCTATTAAATGAAATGAAAAAAGGAACATATAAACGCATTTTAGTTATTGCGACGGGAGCTTTGTTATCACCTCTGACATTTCAACAAGGGGAAACGATCCCCTGTATTGCTCATGCGGTTTCCATCGAATATATGTAA
- the spoVAE gene encoding stage V sporulation protein AE has protein sequence MLAMFFWAFTIGGIICVIGQLLFDVAKLTPAHTLSLLVVAGAVFSGFGLYEPLIDFAGAGATIPITSFGNALVNGAMQESQEHGIVGVLTGMFEVTSSGISSAIIFGFIGALLFKPKG, from the coding sequence GTGTTAGCAATGTTTTTTTGGGCCTTTACAATAGGCGGGATCATTTGTGTGATTGGTCAATTGCTGTTTGATGTTGCTAAATTAACCCCAGCCCATACACTCAGCTTACTGGTTGTGGCAGGAGCGGTTTTTTCAGGTTTTGGGTTATATGAGCCTCTCATAGATTTTGCCGGAGCAGGGGCGACAATCCCAATAACGAGCTTTGGTAACGCACTGGTCAATGGTGCTATGCAGGAATCACAGGAACATGGGATAGTGGGAGTCCTTACAGGCATGTTTGAAGTGACAAGCTCCGGGATCTCCTCCGCAATCATATTTGGTTTCATTGGAGCTCTCCTTTTTAAGCCAAAAGGATAA
- a CDS encoding DUF421 domain-containing protein, whose amino-acid sequence MPEYLEVALRSIFILLSLFAITKLLGKKQLSKLSFFEYITGITVGSIAGTLSMDLGLPLSEGLMSILLWFTFPLLFSYLSLKSIRFRRFAEGKPTVFIKDGNIDEKALKKEQYSVDELLEQLRKKDVFRAADVEFASLDTNGDLSVLLKKEKRPLVREDIYKISQKTTPPQAVISDGKIDEAALQEVGFPLPWLQKELTKRQLQVESIFLAQLDREGNLTFDLYNWTNTQ is encoded by the coding sequence ATGCCTGAGTACTTAGAGGTGGCATTACGCAGTATATTCATTTTACTTTCCCTATTCGCCATTACAAAATTATTAGGGAAAAAACAGCTTTCTAAACTCTCCTTTTTTGAGTACATTACAGGAATCACGGTTGGAAGCATTGCAGGGACTCTCTCGATGGATCTGGGCCTGCCATTAAGTGAAGGCCTTATGAGCATCCTCTTATGGTTTACGTTCCCACTCCTGTTCTCCTATTTGTCACTTAAAAGCATTAGGTTTAGACGATTTGCTGAAGGAAAACCAACCGTATTTATAAAAGATGGAAATATCGATGAGAAGGCTTTAAAGAAAGAACAGTATTCCGTTGACGAACTGTTGGAACAATTAAGAAAAAAAGATGTTTTCCGTGCTGCAGATGTCGAGTTCGCTTCACTGGACACCAATGGTGATCTAAGTGTTTTGCTCAAAAAAGAAAAGAGGCCACTTGTTCGAGAAGATATATATAAAATCTCACAAAAAACCACTCCTCCACAGGCTGTCATTTCAGACGGGAAAATAGATGAAGCGGCTCTACAAGAAGTCGGGTTTCCCCTGCCCTGGTTACAAAAAGAACTAACCAAAAGACAATTACAGGTTGAATCCATTTTCCTTGCCCAGCTGGACCGTGAAGGAAATCTGACCTTCGACCTGTACAATTGGACAAACACACAATAA
- a CDS encoding YjcZ family sporulation protein, translated as MYGYGYGGCGYGGGGYGSTFVLIVVLFILLIIVGASFC; from the coding sequence ATGTATGGATATGGTTACGGTGGCTGCGGTTATGGCGGAGGCGGATATGGTTCAACTTTTGTATTAATCGTTGTGCTTTTCATTCTTTTAATTATCGTTGGAGCTAGCTTCTGTTAG
- a CDS encoding stage VI sporulation protein F: MNNNFFKNLEKKTGVNMNEVLELANSLQNANFKDEATVRSVIKRVSKIANKPVNKEMENKIVQSIVNDGKQLDFGTISNMLNKGKK, from the coding sequence ATGAATAATAACTTTTTTAAGAATTTAGAGAAGAAGACAGGCGTTAACATGAACGAAGTGTTAGAGCTTGCGAACTCATTACAAAATGCAAACTTCAAAGATGAAGCAACGGTCAGAAGCGTCATTAAACGCGTATCCAAAATTGCCAATAAACCTGTAAACAAGGAAATGGAAAATAAGATCGTGCAGTCGATTGTGAATGATGGAAAGCAATTAGACTTTGGAACCATTTCCAATATGTTAAATAAGGGGAAGAAATAA
- a CDS encoding MBL fold metallo-hydrolase produces the protein MKLQSLTEHCYAFTGSVTIGYCVKEGKGLLIDCGLDDASMKKVIKIIKNEGLPLNYCVITHAHADHFGGAHYLKKKYEIQLFAPKIEKAIIENSILEPIYLFNGANPIKDLRNKFLEGQSVAVDDELNVGENSIGPFIFEAIDLPGHSYGQVGLLMDGILYAADSYFGRETLEKHVVPFIVDADQTLDSLKKLLHITCKGAIPGHGNYEESYVETVQENIDLHEERMNSLLTLVNESSEGCSFEKVVKEYLQLHKITVSNVGQWLLFRTSVTAYLTSLERKKLLSFTIRENELIVMPH, from the coding sequence TTGAAACTACAAAGCCTTACTGAGCATTGCTATGCATTTACAGGAAGCGTTACGATAGGTTACTGCGTGAAAGAAGGAAAGGGTCTCCTCATAGACTGCGGACTGGATGATGCATCGATGAAGAAAGTGATCAAAATAATAAAAAATGAAGGCCTGCCCCTGAATTATTGTGTGATCACTCATGCCCACGCAGATCATTTTGGCGGAGCTCACTACCTGAAAAAAAAATACGAGATCCAATTATTTGCTCCTAAAATAGAAAAAGCGATTATAGAGAATTCGATATTGGAGCCCATTTATCTGTTTAATGGAGCAAATCCCATAAAAGATTTGAGAAATAAATTTCTAGAAGGACAATCAGTGGCCGTTGATGATGAATTGAATGTTGGTGAAAATAGCATTGGCCCTTTCATTTTCGAAGCAATTGACTTACCGGGACATTCATATGGTCAGGTGGGACTCCTTATGGATGGTATTTTATATGCGGCGGACAGTTATTTTGGCAGGGAGACGTTGGAAAAACATGTTGTTCCGTTTATTGTGGATGCGGATCAAACCCTGGATTCATTAAAAAAACTCCTTCACATTACATGCAAAGGAGCAATTCCAGGTCACGGAAACTATGAAGAGAGCTATGTTGAAACGGTCCAAGAGAATATCGATCTTCATGAAGAACGAATGAACTCACTTCTCACACTTGTGAATGAGAGTTCAGAAGGTTGTTCCTTTGAAAAAGTAGTAAAAGAGTATTTGCAGTTACATAAAATAACTGTATCGAATGTGGGGCAATGGCTCTTGTTCAGAACGTCGGTGACGGCTTATCTTACCAGTCTTGAAAGAAAGAAACTCCTATCCTTCACGATAAGAGAGAATGAACTCATCGTTATGCCCCATTAA